In Erigeron canadensis isolate Cc75 chromosome 8, C_canadensis_v1, whole genome shotgun sequence, the DNA window ATGAAATTACACTCCTTTATAATATAAACCTAGGAGTATTTGGAAGTATCTTCTCCTTCAATTTTTCGTTTAGAACTTAAGATTAAGAATTGGAGTTGAGAACTCCACACCGACCCATAGCCTAGACTAATATATTTCATTGAATCTTTTTCGAATGAGAACTTATTAATGAATAACTAGTTTGAAAACTCTAAACTATTGGTTAAGGATAGCAACGACAATCTTGACACCCAAGCTTTTGTTGGTTTGCTACGAGGAACTCCACCTCTAGCGTATACTTTCACTATTAGCACCATAACAATTTACAAACTCTCCACCCGTACCCGTAAACCCGACCATTGAATGCTACTTAGTGAACCCATATTATGATACATAAGTAATCAATCGTTCATAGTGCAAATAGTTACCTGATCATGTTTTGCATCTCCTAACATGAAGGCGGAGAATGTATCAAGTGAAGAAGCACCAATCTCTCATTAAAGTACCATGATGATATTTACTTAACATCTAAAGCAACTAACAGCATAACAAGAATCAGTGACACCACATATTCTACTTAATTGATATACTTTAATCTATTGGATTATCACATAATATCACACATTTAGCACAATAATTATTCTCCTTATAATTATCACTACTATATATCAGAAGACTTGACTAACACCCAAAGTTAACGAGGTGAACTAAAAAGttctggattttttttttttaacaattacaTTCTCCTTACAAAGGTTATCTTCTTAGGATCTACTGGGCAACAAATCCCACATCAAGCTCTTtcttttattaaacaaataaaaaatttttcgtattttttattaaataaacaagACAAGAaaggtatgttttttttttctagagcTGTTCGActtcaaagataaaaaaaaaaaaaaagcacaaatAATACTTGCTATTAGCCAATTCACTAAAGAATATATTTAATCTAGCATTCTAGCTTGCCTAATTCGTTGGTCCTTGAGTGTTTGTAATGAGAATCAATCAAATACAACAAtctgatgacattatttttattctctTGTCAGATTCTTTCGCTTGGTCTTATTCTTGCCTATAATTTATTGACTACACGTAGTAATGAAAACAACGAGAAGACAATTTAGAATTGGTTCCTTTTTATATACAAGACCACGAAACTAAACTCTCtaactctaatttttttttatagacacTCACACGAGTACAACTACAACGAGGTTCAAATTTTctcctttcatttttttttccttttttttttctacaccagtaacatatattttaacctCTATTATTACTACATAATAACTCACATGTTCACTACATAAAATTACATGTCACCCATAATTTTTCACCTAATAATTAACCATCATTTACTAACACAAGCATGGCACAAACGCACTTGCGTCGTGATACACTTGCAATTATGTTCCGGAccataattgtaattgtatctTTTCGCACGCACGTTCATCACCACAACTTGTGTATCACAGATTACACCTCCTCCTTTGAAACTTCTCAAATCTACTCATTCACCCTACTCCCACACTTGTCTCTATCGGTCATTGTCACTAACTCAGTGAAGTGACCACCACTTGcgtcatatactcatattttAACAACTTCATTCATAGTCATCACCTTAATTGCTACATAAAAATATCAAGTGTCATGACTCAATCTTCCTACTTAATTACTTCTTTACTCTAGCAAATTCACACActtatcaaatttttttaacaaaataaattttgcaCGACATCTTAAAAGAAACCACAAAATAATAGCACAAATGATTCAGCGAAAGAGTAAGTaagaaatatcaaaaataaggCTGGTCCACAAAATCTTACCAATTTACAATTAAATACATAAGAGCCTTAATACTACTCTCACACTCACCCAAACCCGTCCTAAAACCAAGCTCGTTAAGGTTAAGGTAAAATCACCTAAACTTACGCGCACAACACTACTAGTTTAAGTCCATGACCTATATCTATGGCCAATGGTTCACTTAAACTACGGCtttgataccaacttgtaacaccatGCTTAATGAAaatgtggatttaaaaatttttttaaactttaaacaaaacttCGTTAACAAAATGCGGAAGCGACGTTTAAAAATCCCATTTGATTCCTAACAGAATTAATAGAACATAATAAATGTCTGAAAAGGTGTTACCAACAGTATCATCACAATAATCCAACTGAAATCCATAGTCAACTaataaaatatccaacatagtAAAGGCCAACTAGCTAAGTAAATGTCTACTTAAATTATTCAACTACGGGTAACTAAAGCCAACGTCCATAAGCTTCAATAAAAGCTACTCATCTCACAAGCAAGCTACCAAGCCACTGGTCAACGcctaacctgagggcacaacacatttccACAAAACACAAGTGTCAGCTTAAAAAGCCGAGTAAGATAACAAGTTAGTACAAAACAAAGATTGCCAATTAAAACATTTCATGAGAAATCATCTCACACATATGTATAGGCACAACACATACACATCCACATAATCACACATAATGTAGTTCATCAATCCTATAATGTGCCTAGCAAGCCTCAATAATCCACTTAATAATTCCACATTTATTCACTTGATCCACTTTAAGTTATGCCAATTATTTACAACTTTAAAGGTTTTGTGCGAAGGCGGTCACAGACCTCACAGggaaacctcacacccgacgTGATGGGTCGACCTTACGGTGGCCCATCGTTGTCGTTACGGATAGGCATAACCATATCCACGAGTAATCCGTTACACACTAATGGTCAACCACGCCACCCGGAAACACTCTACCACTTTAGGTTGTGTCACACAAGAGCATGTATAGTACCCCCGAGTGATCCACTTTGCACATTAGCCTAAAAGACTAAACTCTTTTCCATTTTGGTGCTCGAGACTTTACACATTTTATAATGTCTACATAAATCCACTTCATATACTTTAATCCACTTAGTCTACTTTAAACCCCTTTATCATATTAGGTCCCTTAatgtgcacgtgacatggcaacataaatcatgtctagtgtactatgtgtacaagtCCACAAATATCCACAATATCACAAACCACTTTAGTCCACATTATCACAATATAGCTTTGAAATACTAAGCATACATAAATGATGTCATTTATAACTAATTTAACTCATAATACCACAATAAATATTATAACTATCAAGCATGCATAAACAATACCCCAATCAcctcccatatatatataatatccaaCATATGCATGAAATATTTTAAACTGACATAAAACGGGGAATAATTATCAAATCTATGTTTTGTTGTGTCCCTcatgtgtcaaaagtaagttatcttacctttaGAAGCGTTATAGACCACAAATAATAGTTTATCACTCTTGTTATGTATTCCCGACAATGAAAGATATGATGGCGTGCTGATGTTGCTGCTGCCTTTGTTCGAACCAAACCCAAAGTAACGTAATCACTTTTTATTCGTTTCCCCATCTCGGCAGCAccaaaaaaattacatatcCCACAATTAATAATAACCTAGTCTTCTAAATAATGTAAGCTACTATTAATTGTGATGATTTCTCCTTTGTCTCCTCCTTTCTTTTAGCCGACAAACCATATATGACACCACTTTCACAATTTAAATTCACCTAGTAATTAATTTTGAACTACTTATCGTTTCGTCATTCCTTTCGACCGTAGCCACCTCCACCAAAAGCACCTCTACTTTAATTTGGAATTTACCTATTTCTAATGTAAGCCGCCTCCTAGTTTTCTTTTCGTTGTAGCCGCTAGAGATAAACCAAAGGAGCGGAATATATATGACTTCTTTAAGAGGTTACATATATTTTAGATTTAGGGTTAGCTAATCggtaactttagttaaataagtTTTGTCAAATTACCATTTAACACCCTTCTACTTCATCAACCAGGTAGCGCCTCAGACTTAACGAAATCTAACATAATCTCATTACTACAGGGAATACATACCATCTTAACAAGCATCAACATGCAGTAAATACTTATCAACACTTTTAAATACACTAAATGGGAACATATACCCAACTTTATTCAAATACAATAACACATATTATTTCACTCAATTGCTACACATAATCCACCTTATACACATAATTGTCCACATCATACACATAATATGTATTGGTTATATTTAACTGCATATAAGTTTTTAATGAAGAAAGTCAAAGTTGACTAACACACAGGTCAACATAAACAGTAAGaaaatttaggatgttacaaaagataaagtcatttccaactgaataaattgtttatgcctttacgcattggtggttagttactccacccggaataaacaaacataactatgccacaaggagcaactcaagtgaccacagacgcactagctttacaactagcacgggttaagcttaacacaactttaaaTATGCTCAAGacttttttattacattagtttaggctacactttcacctaaactaatcacttttatctttactttatattaacgtaggctacactttcacctaagttaatcacatatcatttttactttagggcccttaacgtgcacgtgaacATAACAATCCTAATCAATGGACTAGTGACTAAGTGATCAAGCCACATATGAAATCTTATCATAAACGTATCATCAGTTCATCACTTCATGatcatataacataatcatTACATCATTCCATAATCATctatcataatcatgtcatcattACATATTCACTTTACATAAGCATATCATCATTTCGTAACATGGGAAATTACCTTATgcctttgcaacctgcatatacatttcatatattataaaaggtAAGCATCATACCCCAAAGTAACCTCCCATAATTACCCATAAACATAAAACGTACATACATATTCAGTTGGAAGGTTTAACTTATGAAAACATGTTTTGTTGTACCAACAGGTggcaaaagatgttatcttacctcggtACAGCTTACCAACCAGTTATGAGTATCTTatagtgcttgctaagtgctcccgacTACCTAGAATGAGTACAAGATCGATCTATAAGCTAAACAAAATATTTTGTACAACCTGAGCatcaggtgcgtcgcacctccctaTTGGTGTGTCACACCAATCATACAGAAAACTCAGATCAGGTATAGGTGCGCCGCACTTGcccttggtgcgtcgcatatcgggctcCCTTCGAAAATCAAAATTCCCAATCTGGGCAGTAGTGCACCACACCTCCCACATGGTGCGCCACACCTGGGGTGCCGACCAGCAAACCCAATTTCGAAATTGCTCTAAGCGATTCTCATTAAATCTCAAACCCTTAGCCCGACCTGGGGACTTAAAATTGACCTcttttacaacactttttatgactttaatccatcaatcaaaccTTTAATCTTTTGCTAACATTAATCAATCATTTAATTACCCGAATACATGAAATCGGTGATCAATCAACTaattaacccaacccaaaccccatGGCCTGGATTGAATTCACATATAAGACTCATATGATCAGATTTCAAAGGAAATTTACCTATAATACATGTAGATAACTTTATGGATTCAAGATCTAaacaaaacttgatcaaaacggGACGAGAAGATGAGATCGAAGGAAACTTGCAAGGAGAGGGAGGGAGGATCGGCTAGGGTTATTTCTCACGTATGACCTGATGTTATGACATAAACCACCTTTCCACCTTgttcgattggcgtaaagagtCTAGAACCCTACCTTCGAGGAATCACCAACGAACAACCTCAAAACACCCATCACCCATTTCCTTAACCCGATCACGGCTTAGTGTACAATCAGTGATGACATcttaactcatatatatatatatattaataaatcaatGTATATAGTTCATGGCTTAACTCATATATAGTGGTATCTTGGTAGTGGGATAAGGGTTTGTGATCACAAGGTCATGAGTTCAAAACTCACATAGGAGTTTTCTCATATTTAACGAGTTTTTTACTCAATTAGTATATTGGCATTATATTGTCTAGTGGGGATATGATCAATGGTACCCTGGTGTGCAGCCATCAATTagcgatttttattttttttaaacaacgtACATAGGCGTAATAGCCTGCGATATAATAATCGTACCTGTGGTTGTGGTATCACTTGGCGTAAATATATTGTGCATGGAGGGACACATGCATATGAATCTGACTGCAGAATAACTCGTCTGAAAGAAACCGTTGATCCGTTTGAGCTTTCTCTTGTAGTCTATCATCTTTTTAGTTTGGCATAACGATCATAGTGTGATTTAATGATGGGTTTTATGATATGTATCAGTGTTGTCCCACGGATGGTGCCAAATGATTGTGCACCAAACCACATGTAGGATGTGGACTCCGATAAGGGGCTTCGATCCTGGAGAGATGGTTGAGGTTTATGaatttgttggcgattccccgaaggtaggagCAATGCTCCTTTACGCCAACTATGTGTGAGTCAGCTCATTTGTGATCATGCCGAATGAATGAGATTTCCCCTCCTTATATAGGAGAGGGTAATCTTGTGAAGGAAGCTAGGGTTTTAAGTCTAGTTAGGGTTTTGGcatatttaggatatatttaTCCGATTTACTTGCCATCTTTATCCCTTTATAATTGGGATATGATTTACTATAATTTTAGAAAGAATTTAGGATTATCCCTAaccatttaattattattaacacCTCCAGGCATAAGCCCTTCGTGCAGGTGCTTCGTAAGGAGTACCCTTCGTACAGTGGTCCGAATGGGTACATCATCAATTGGGTAATTTTGAATTGAAAAGTTTTTATTGGAATAAGGTGATGTGACAATTTGGATAAGATTGAATAAGGAGGAACCCCCTTGATTCTTAAAACTCCTTAGTCCTCATGATGCTACCTACCGCGTATGTATGGTGTTCTCTCCTTCTATATCAACACATCATTTTTTGGTGTTTCGCAGTTCGACTCACCAACAAATGCATCGGAAGATATGTCGATGTGAATCGATTCATTTTTCAGTTTTAAGTAGTAAACAATGTTGATGTGTTTATAAATTGGCCTGTAACTCTTTTATAGACAAAAGGttgtcaaaaacaaaaacaacgcTTGCATCTTCGAATTTGCCTTCAAAATTTTTCTTCTTCCTCGATTTCCTACACTATTTTTTGCCTAGCAGAAAGCACCGATGAGCATTTAGCTCTTTCATAGCAATTTCCTAACATCACTGTGTCATTtgattaatttacattttagtcaTTTGTTGTGTAGTTAGTTGAAATCAAAGACCTTCGTAATATATACAGACTTACAGTGGACTTAACCATGTTGGTATATATTCGTCTATTAAGATATCATATGATACAAATCGTCCGATAAGATTGAAACACAGATTTATAAACATTAATACCAATGTGTATCATACATTGCATTATGATTACAGATCATATTTACATCAGCACATCActaggtaaatatatatgaaGAGCCTATAGCGGGAATTACAGAGAGAAAGTTAACGTACGACCTGTTGTAATACATTATATTTCTAAGTACTTACTGAACCATTCTTCTTCCTTGCAGTAATAGTACATCACATTGTATACCTCGATTAGGAGTTTGGGAAACCTACTTGCAAAATAGTCATTGAAGCCGTCTGGTACTGATCCCAGCAAATCCTGCAGTAAAAAGAAATTTGGTTGAAACTTTAAACATTGAAGAACAGTTTATACGTGTCTGACATGTTTCCGTTGTATTTAAGTTTGACAATTTTCCTTTTGACCCATTGGAGTTTGTAGCAAAACTCAAAGGAAATCAAACCAGTTTTCAGCCAAACGGGTCAAATCAAAAAAGTCAAGCCTATCAACTGGAGTGGTTTTCAGCTATTTTCTACATACAAAAACTTTTTCGTTCTATTCTCCCAGCTAATTTGGTTTTTGCCTTTCTTGTTTACTTTTCTTCAGAAATTTAATTTTTACACTAAAGTATAAGCTACAGCTTATACTTTTCAATATGGTTTTTACCTTTATTTCCTTGGGTAGTTCTCTGTAATGATTTAGTTTGTTTCGAATAACACGAAGCAAGTCTCTGACACCATTATAATTGTAACGTCTGTACCGTCCAATGTTATTAAGAAATGCAGGTTCCATTTTTTCGTCCCATTTTCCGCCCAAAGCCAGTGGAGCTTTACTTTCCAACGCTCCTAGAATAATGGAATCAACTTCCCTGTCTTCCAATTCTACCCTATCACTTGTGTCCCGCAGAAAAGACATTCGCATCTCAGAGTTCCAAAACAGAGGATGATGTAGCACCTCTAACGCCTTTGGTCTGACAAAATGAAGCAAAGGATTAGATACTACTAGAAACACTTCCTCCGGTCCATTGAAATTCCAATGGGAGTCCCTAATAATAATTGAATCAAACATGTAATTTTGAAGATCTTTGCGAATAAAGAACAAAATGTTGTAATTCCTCTGGCACATCTTGTAATGTCCTAGACAGGGTGAGAACTTTTTTAAAATGTCTAAGCTTGGTCAACATCATTAATGGAATATTCTCAACTGTAACTTGTTTTAGATAGGAAGTGCCAGTTAGGTAGTCCAACCCTCCAACTTTAGATTGAACAGTCAAGTTTAGTCCAGAAATTAACAAATATATGCTTCAAGCACTCCACAATGCTTTTCTGCACATTCACTGTCTCTCCCTTAATGTGTGTTACTTATAAAGCCTTTAGGTCACAACATGCATTATGCTTGCATAATTTAAGGGTAATTTGGTCTTTTGCACACAAGAATCctcacacaaacaaacaaatagcATCCTGTTTTCAAAGTTAACAAGAGGATCCAGTACACATAAAAAAGATATTATGCTATAATATATAAGATCCAATTTCACTATATGCATATAACCTGGTCATAAACACCCCTGCCTTCTTCCCGTACCTTTCTTGTTCCTTTACCTGTCTAATTGAAATGAAGCCTAAACATCTACTTCATAGCCCACTTTTCACCATCTTCGTTGTTAACTTGTTTGAGACAAACAAATGACAAAAATAGAAGGGAATTATGTGCGCATAACAGTCCAAAACGACTGTCAATGGGCATGTGCAACTAACTCGGTGACCCGATGTCTTTTTAAGCATCGATTTTAAAGAAGAATAACAAACGTGTAGAAGAAATCTTTGAAGCGATTGCAATGACAACTTCCTACTTTCAGATGCTAAAATCAACCATTAATCCAATAATTTTATTGTAGGACCAAGCTTATGGTCTTTCACTTCACGTTTTAAAAGTCGGCCAAAATGCCTTGGTCTATCTCCATGTATTCACTTTCAACGATTCGGTAATATGATTGAAAATGTGCACGCTTTACACCGTACCACACCCTATAGAATAGATCCATGGCTTCGGGAAAACAGATATACCTGAGTTCAGCATTTGGGTTTAACAATTGAGAAAACAGATCCATGGCTTCGGGAATGTGCTCTACCAAGAAGAGATTCATTTGATTCTTGGCCACATTGACATCACGTTCGAGATGGTCACCAAAGGGATGTCTGCCACATGTGATGCAATAAAAGAGGACACAACCTAAACTAAACAAATCTACGGCGCGTGTTTGCCGTCCAAGAAGAAGTTGTTCAGGTGCTTGCCATCCTGAACTTCCAGAACCTGATGTACACAATACATTGTTTAATACAGATATGCATGAGGTGGCTATTTGTTGTTACACCAAAAGTATCCATATTTTAATAATCCTCCAATAATGCAAGTAGAAAAACTAATTGTTTTATTGGATAACAATAATATCTAAAGCAGAAAGAATGGAAGATGATAGCTAGCCTAGTTGCCCTTGCACGATTACCAAATATAGTTGACGGTACTTACCAGTAGCATGATGTCCAAGTGATGACATGTCCCCAACAAGTCGCTTGCTAATGCCCATATCAGAAAGTTTCCCACATAGGGTTCTTTCTCTAACTATCAACACATTGTGAGGCTTCAAATCCCGATGAATGATCCCAAGATCATGCAAATGTACAAGCCCAGAGACTATATCTCTAAAAACCAAGCAAATATAAATGTTAAGAACATGGACTTAAAAGAGAATTAGATATAAGTTAGATGTCCTGTTGTGATATTTGGGGATACACAAGGACACAGATATTAAGATCTACCGACATTAGAAAAAATTATTCATGATGACAAAAGATGTGCCACACGGCTATAGTTTGATTTAAGTTCTCGAACACACCTCATCAGTTTTAGTAAGATAGGGGAAGGATAGCCATTTGGCCTCCATAAATAAATGCCATGCATGACACCGATCATCACTTGGGTGTCTCTGTGTCCAAGTCTCTGAAAAGACTCTGAGTACATCTGAATAAGATCGTAAAGACTACAAGCACAACGCTCTAATGAAAGATAAACAAAGTCATGATCATATTCCACTCCGTACCAACGAACAATATTTGGATGTTGGTCAGAAGCAATAAGATTCTGAATTTCTTTGAAAGCAATATCATGATGGGCTCTAACAAGGCGTTTCACAGCTACCTTACGACCTTCATATATTCCTTCAAGAACAATAGTGCCATTACTCCCCTTTGCAATTTCTTTGCTTGACACAAATAGTTTACCTATGGATCGCCCTTCCATGTCAACTTCGTCAATATGATTAAAATTTAGCGAGCTTCGTTCACTATCTACCTCAACATTTCCATCCTCGTTACCAAAACTCTTTACTGATTTGCGATGCCTTCTCCGTCTAGAAGATGATTTTGCATTTACCACAACAGGCTGCTTGTTCAGCATAGAGGACTTCAAAGTATGGTGGCGATACATAAGAAAGACAATAGCAATAATTAGAGCCAAGATTATGAAGAAAGCTATTTGCCTTTCAGCAAGTACACTTGCTCTATAATTGGACTTTCTTGCGTCTCTTGATGAAAGGGTTTTAAGATCCTGCTCTTTGCCAGTCAAAGAAACCTTCTCATAATCATTCTCACGGGTATTTTGTTGAGCATTGTCAGAACTAGGTGGTGAAAGATCTTTCGCGGGAAGTAGTTGCAATGGAACTCTATGTTCTGCATGCTTACCGTGCAATTGAATGGAATCTAATATAAGAGAAGTACGTAGACGATGGACAATAGTTTTTGACTGGCACGACAAAGGCATATTAAAACTGCCATCATAAACATCGTTATGCAGAGACATAGATGGTCCCGTGACTGAATTTGGATTTTCTTGACAAAGCAAAGCGACATTAAAGTCTGCTACTGTCACATTCCACAAAACTTTGTTGGAATTTGGAGCAAATGATGTCAATAGATAATCTGTCCTTGTGAAAGAGAGCTGCCTATAAGGCTTCTTGTCTACCACACTAGATTTTTCCTGTTTCAAGATGGCTTTTTGGATGATGGAATCTGAAGCTTCATCTGTTGATGATGTGTGTCTTGTATCAGGCGAGCTATAGTGAGCTCGTATCAACCTTCCAGTAATAGCATCAACCACAAATGCACTAGTCTTTTTGGACCCAAGCATGACTCCTCCATCCTCTGATACATGTGGCATGACTCTGATGAATTCCTCAATAGTTCTATTCAAACTCCGTGGGTGACAAGTAGTTAACTGGAAAAGTAAAAGGAAAAGAGGGTAACTTTACACAAGGAACTAAAATTATGAATTGTTGTTGGGTAAACAAGTAAATTTGGGTTACAGTTTGTCTATAATGGGTCAATAGTTAACTTAAAAGAATAACTAAACTAGAAAGTGGTTGAATGTCACACCATGTGTATTTAAGATGAATAAAAGTCCCTAAATCACAGTTCTCAACTCATGACTTGTGATAAACTTGAAATCCTAATTTTCAACTTGTGACTCAACTTGTATGAgtcataatattataaatatatatttaaatttaaatatatatatatataatacatgtaAAAACTAGATATTAGTTGAAGAATTTAAGTCCATTTACCATTAATAGTTTGCTACTAACGAAATATAGAAATTCATCTTTATATTCAtaacatttaaattaaaaaatatgcaaTTGAAagtcaggagtaaaaacaatacGAAAGATATGTATTATCAAAGTAAAAACAATTATGAGTTGGTATTACAGGTTAATAGTTATTAAATTTTAGTAATCAAATTTGCGCTTTAATATAACTGATTGTTTTGTGAAGAAGGTTTAATACATTTAACAAAAACCTTGGAATAACCAAAAACTCAGCCGACTGTTGCAAAAATATTGTTAAAGAGCATAACATTAAAAGTCTTAACAACAAACCTAACTTAAAATCAATGACAGAAAAACGAATATGAAGATTGCCATTAAGATGACAATAAGATGAATAGATCAAAATACAGCTGAGTTTCATACAAGTCACGAGTTGAGTCGACTCAGTCCAAGTCCATGAGGGAATCACTCGTTGGCTACAAGTAAAATGTATTTCCCAGAGTTTTTTTACTTGACTGGGGCAAGTCAAATCGTGACCTAGACAAGTCTAACAATTAGGGACGatcattttatttcatatattaGACTACAACTGTGCTAAAATAACTATTCAAATTGTACTTAACATTAGTTATTAAAAAGAAAGTAACAATTGCAAAAAGTACATGCAGGGTTGATTGACAGAATTTTAAttcattacccaacccgccaTTTTGATCCTCTATGGCAACAATCAAAGCAATATCTTAATGAAAAATGCTAGAACATACCCCTAGAGATCTGAAAAATGGGACAAAGTGATCTCCTAAGAGAAATAGCGAAAAACCCTTCTCAATAATTGTAGAGTTACATTCATACAAGAGATGAAGAGATGC includes these proteins:
- the LOC122578091 gene encoding serine/threonine-protein kinase/endoribonuclease IRE1a, which translates into the protein MNLNSLYVFYLVLLLLFGSSSSSSDSFEITKVVGNNNDNPSIQAPARRSLLSSLPDKLDTALVATLDGKISLVYRDSGRIIWSFASGSPIYSSYQAPLNHDAEKENASTPGGGYYIDCGEDWMLVAHFDCRNKLTTCHPRSLNRTIEEFIRVMPHVSEDGGVMLGSKKTSAFVVDAITGRLIRAHYSSPDTRHTSSTDEASDSIIQKAILKQEKSSVVDKKPYRQLSFTRTDYLLTSFAPNSNKVLWNVTVADFNVALLCQENPNSVTGPSMSLHNDVYDGSFNMPLSCQSKTIVHRLRTSLILDSIQLHGKHAEHRVPLQLLPAKDLSPPSSDNAQQNTRENDYEKVSLTGKEQDLKTLSSRDARKSNYRASVLAERQIAFFIILALIIAIVFLMYRHHTLKSSMLNKQPVVVNAKSSSRRRRHRKSVKSFGNEDGNVEVDSERSSLNFNHIDEVDMEGRSIGKLFVSSKEIAKGSNGTIVLEGIYEGRKVAVKRLVRAHHDIAFKEIQNLIASDQHPNIVRWYGVEYDHDFVYLSLERCACSLYDLIQMYSESFQRLGHRDTQVMIGVMHGIYLWRPNGYPSPILLKLMRDIVSGLVHLHDLGIIHRDLKPHNVLIVRERTLCGKLSDMGISKRLVGDMSSLGHHATGSGSSGWQAPEQLLLGRQTRAVDLFSLGCVLFYCITCGRHPFGDHLERDVNVAKNQMNLFLVEHIPEAMDLFSQLLNPNAELRPKALEVLHHPLFWNSEMRMSFLRDTSDRVELEDREVDSIILGALESKAPLALGGKWDEKMEPAFLNNIGRYRRYNYNGVRDLLRVIRNKLNHYRELPKEIKDLLGSVPDGFNDYFASRFPKLLIEVYNVMYYYCKEEEWFSKYLEI